In one Brevibacterium sp. CBA3109 genomic region, the following are encoded:
- a CDS encoding enoyl-CoA hydratase-related protein: protein MPHAAHSNVTYTIDRGVAHVEIDRAEKLNSLTREVFEDLVEVGRALKESTEVRAVVLSGRGRAFSAGLDFTEMSRLADEGTATASAAEAGVGNASPTGSAVDVSERLGSARALAQKAVHVWSLIEVPVIAGLRGPALGGGMQIALGTDIRIAGPDVQLSLMEIKWGIIPDMCGTQLLPRLVGPGMAKKLIATGEAIGAEEALRIGLVEELAEDPVARALELAADIAGKSRSALVWAKKLVDLSYEADLATGLDAEQEALASLIGTDEQRAVVTERLARMAKRSKG, encoded by the coding sequence ATGCCCCACGCAGCACATTCGAACGTCACCTATACGATCGATCGGGGCGTCGCCCACGTGGAGATCGATCGCGCTGAGAAGCTCAATTCACTGACCAGAGAGGTATTCGAAGACCTCGTCGAGGTCGGCCGTGCGCTCAAGGAATCGACTGAGGTCAGGGCCGTCGTGCTCTCCGGTCGCGGGCGTGCTTTCAGTGCCGGGCTGGACTTCACCGAAATGTCCCGGCTCGCAGATGAGGGCACGGCAACCGCTTCCGCCGCCGAGGCGGGGGTGGGGAATGCATCACCGACCGGCAGCGCCGTCGACGTCAGTGAGCGCCTCGGATCCGCTCGGGCGCTGGCCCAGAAGGCCGTGCATGTGTGGTCCCTGATCGAGGTGCCCGTCATCGCCGGACTCAGAGGCCCGGCTCTCGGCGGCGGGATGCAGATCGCGTTGGGCACCGACATTCGCATCGCCGGCCCCGACGTCCAACTCTCGCTGATGGAGATCAAATGGGGGATCATTCCGGACATGTGCGGGACTCAGCTTCTGCCGCGCCTGGTCGGGCCCGGAATGGCGAAGAAGCTCATCGCCACAGGTGAGGCCATCGGAGCCGAGGAGGCGCTGCGGATCGGTCTCGTCGAAGAACTGGCCGAGGACCCGGTCGCGCGGGCACTCGAACTTGCCGCCGACATCGCGGGGAAATCACGCTCGGCACTTGTCTGGGCGAAGAAGCTCGTCGACCTCTCCTATGAAGCCGACTTGGCCACTGGCCTCGATGCGGAGCAGGAGGCGCTGGCCTCGCTCATCGGCACCGATGAGCAGCGCGCGGTCGTCACAGAACGGCTGGCGCGCATGGCCAAGAGGTCGAAGGGCTGA
- a CDS encoding FMN-binding glutamate synthase family protein: MQRQFPRVRLVSNDSTGKRAAQAAAAVSALGLGALAAWDVTQKKHSILRNYPIAGHARFLLESIRPEIQQYFIERNWDGRPFSRDTRTTIYERAKGKHSEHAFGTVHDVNRTGYEALMHSTVPITNSPTPPRVRIGGKECTQPYDISLLNVSAMSFGSLSNNAVRAMNKGAAMGGFAHDTGEGSISPYHQEFGGDLIWELGTGYFGSRTPEGEFDPEVFARKSQDPQVKMVSLKLSQGAKPGIGGVLPGPKVTEEIAEIRGIPVGKTCVSPPNHRVFSTPIELLQFIAKMRELSGGKPAGFKLCVGSRTEFLAICKAMVKTGITPDFIIVDGSEGGTGAAPLEFEDHVGLPLTQGLMIVHNALMGAGLRDQIKVGASGKIASGSDIVKRLVQGADFTNSARAMMMAVGCIQAQVCHTGKCPVGVATQDPRRARAIDVPDKSTRVKNYHESTVAEAVRLMASMGATHPNELEPTMLRRNVSASESWSYARLYDWLKPGELLNGAPDDWADDWKTAQADSFAIPHGHSR; this comes from the coding sequence ATGCAACGACAGTTCCCCAGGGTTCGTCTGGTCAGCAATGACTCGACTGGAAAACGGGCAGCTCAGGCCGCCGCAGCCGTCTCAGCGCTCGGGCTCGGCGCCCTCGCCGCCTGGGACGTAACCCAGAAGAAGCACTCGATTCTGCGCAACTACCCGATCGCGGGCCACGCACGGTTCCTGCTGGAATCGATTCGTCCCGAGATTCAGCAGTACTTCATCGAACGGAATTGGGATGGGCGCCCGTTCAGCCGTGACACCCGCACGACGATCTACGAACGCGCCAAAGGCAAGCACTCAGAACATGCCTTCGGCACCGTGCATGACGTCAACCGCACGGGCTATGAAGCCCTCATGCACTCCACGGTTCCGATCACCAATTCCCCGACCCCGCCCCGGGTGCGAATCGGCGGCAAGGAATGCACGCAGCCCTATGACATCTCTCTGCTCAACGTCTCGGCCATGAGCTTCGGGTCGCTGAGCAACAACGCGGTGCGCGCCATGAATAAGGGTGCCGCCATGGGCGGCTTCGCCCACGACACCGGGGAGGGTTCGATCTCGCCCTACCACCAGGAGTTCGGCGGCGACCTGATCTGGGAACTGGGCACGGGGTACTTCGGCTCCAGAACGCCCGAAGGCGAATTCGATCCGGAGGTCTTCGCCAGGAAGTCACAGGACCCGCAGGTCAAGATGGTCTCACTCAAGCTCTCACAGGGCGCCAAGCCCGGCATCGGCGGTGTCCTTCCGGGACCGAAGGTCACCGAGGAGATCGCGGAGATCCGCGGCATCCCCGTCGGCAAGACCTGTGTGAGTCCACCGAATCACCGGGTGTTCTCCACGCCGATCGAGCTTCTGCAGTTCATCGCGAAGATGCGCGAGCTCTCCGGCGGCAAGCCCGCCGGCTTCAAGCTCTGCGTGGGTTCGCGCACCGAGTTCCTCGCCATCTGCAAGGCGATGGTCAAAACCGGGATCACGCCGGACTTCATCATCGTCGACGGCTCCGAGGGCGGCACCGGTGCGGCACCACTGGAGTTCGAGGACCACGTCGGCCTGCCGCTGACGCAGGGCCTGATGATCGTGCACAATGCGCTCATGGGTGCGGGTCTGCGCGATCAGATCAAGGTCGGCGCGTCCGGGAAGATCGCAAGCGGCTCCGATATCGTCAAGCGCCTCGTCCAGGGCGCGGATTTCACGAACTCGGCCCGTGCCATGATGATGGCCGTCGGCTGCATCCAGGCTCAGGTCTGCCACACGGGCAAGTGCCCCGTCGGCGTAGCCACGCAGGATCCTCGCCGGGCCCGCGCCATCGATGTCCCCGACAAGTCGACCCGTGTGAAGAACTACCATGAGAGCACCGTCGCCGAGGCTGTGCGCCTGATGGCATCAATGGGGGCAACACACCCGAATGAGCTGGAGCCCACGATGCTGCGCCGCAACGTCTCGGCGTCCGAGTCGTGGTCCTATGCCCGACTCTACGACTGGCTCAAGCCCGGCGAACTGCTCAACGGCGCTCCCGACGACTGGGCCGATGACTGGAAGACGGCCCAAGCCGACTCCTTCGCCATCCCGCACGGCCACAGCCGCTGA
- a CDS encoding dienelactone hydrolase family protein — MTTLVLLHSALGKTPGIDAIAERYTTAGHGVVAPDFYEGHTFTSADAGVGHAQEVGFSRLVDRVTAACADLPDEIVFAGLSLGAGIAQQMGKNDSRARGALLFHGGGFPKPTRWQEDVPVQIHFAVDDEWRDAGTPETLMESAARAGAQAEYFLYPGATHLFSDPLVDDYREDSAQLLLDRSLAFLERV, encoded by the coding sequence ATGACAACCCTCGTTCTGCTCCATTCCGCGTTGGGCAAGACTCCCGGCATCGATGCGATCGCCGAGCGCTACACCACTGCGGGCCATGGCGTGGTCGCCCCCGACTTCTATGAGGGGCACACGTTCACCTCGGCCGATGCAGGGGTCGGCCACGCGCAAGAGGTCGGGTTCTCACGGCTCGTCGATCGGGTGACCGCGGCGTGTGCTGATCTGCCGGATGAGATTGTGTTCGCCGGCCTCTCACTCGGGGCCGGCATCGCCCAGCAGATGGGCAAGAACGATTCACGTGCACGCGGTGCGCTCCTCTTCCACGGTGGCGGCTTCCCCAAGCCGACACGGTGGCAGGAGGATGTGCCCGTCCAGATCCACTTCGCCGTCGACGACGAGTGGCGGGATGCGGGAACACCGGAGACCCTGATGGAATCAGCCGCCCGAGCAGGTGCCCAGGCGGAGTACTTCCTCTACCCGGGAGCGACCCATCTCTTCAGCGACCCACTGGTCGACGACTATCGCGAGGACAGTGCGCAGCTGCTCCTCGACCGCAGTCTGGCGTTCCTCGAACGGGTCTGA
- a CDS encoding TM2 domain-containing protein: MPVSSLAPDRPSSDSCQRPDSVNGSAQEHANRSFFVTWVLSLTLGFLGADRFYTGRFATGGLKLVTLGGLGLWWIADLVIVMAGGLRYSDRPLSGYDSSKEIAWIATGLLLIVGYSLRLDQVIAGLLTQPF; encoded by the coding sequence GTGCCCGTGTCGTCTCTGGCCCCCGACCGGCCTTCCAGCGACTCCTGTCAACGGCCGGACTCTGTGAACGGGTCCGCGCAGGAACACGCCAATCGCTCCTTCTTCGTCACCTGGGTCCTGTCACTGACGCTGGGATTCCTCGGTGCCGACCGCTTCTACACGGGCCGTTTCGCCACCGGCGGACTCAAGCTCGTGACCCTGGGCGGCTTGGGCCTGTGGTGGATCGCCGACCTCGTCATCGTCATGGCCGGCGGTCTTCGCTATTCCGATCGTCCCCTGAGCGGCTATGACTCCTCGAAGGAGATCGCGTGGATCGCGACGGGTCTCCTCCTCATCGTCGGCTATTCCCTGCGGCTGGACCAGGTCATCGCTGGGCTGCTGACCCAGCCTTTCTGA
- a CDS encoding alpha/beta fold hydrolase, whose translation MRFPARPAQAPPKLPEWDPAWSRIVEAKTPEGPHSFHVLDTLEVLRTNGFEPSGTILALHGNPTWSYLWRHLAQATVDTARSGGRVWRLIAPDQLDMGFSERLAHNSLPTPHGAEVRRMSQRIDDFDAVVTPLLAEVASSAAPQDGVADAASTGRNGAASADTAASAEHPIVTIGHDWGGVLSLGWAARNADRVSASISLNTAVHQPEDAPIPAPLRATLAGPMLPTATVVTDGFLRVTMSLGDLDPEIKDAFRSPYESASRRHGIGGFVADIPVDESHPSYSELQRVGADIAAFDHPALLVWGPKDPVFLERYLRDLRQRLPQADVHRFELGSHLVSEDYDVAGVVTDWLETRFPAGGTGANAPSDATAASEATVAENATAAPARGVTSILDARHDDEAIASVDFAQTPVQQITWRHLWHVTTSIAGGLLELGVRPGDRVSMLVPPGNNLTAALYACLKIGAVAVVADAGLGPKGMTRATSSADPQWIIGELPGLGLARAFNWPGRRISVSPLGSVAAKLFKVETSLTALSRTTHHAQLPTPAATDDAAILFTSGSTGPAKGVRYTHGDISALAAVLTRVFDVREGTGLVAGFPPFALLGPAIGATSVTPDMSVTKPKTLTASAISDAIIAGHSTMVFASPAAYKNVAATASDLDEEQKAACARVELVLSAGAPVPLGLMDSIAEVFPNASIHSPYGMTEGLLLTDIDHAGVRAADATPNLGVCVGRPIDGVELALAPIDDSGSAADVLERGVDAQGHLGEFVVSAAHIKSGYDNLWATTAASARDDLEGRTWHRTNDIGHIDAAGRVWLEGRLQHAVTTPRGPVGPGGLEALIDSDEQVSRSSIVGIGPAGTQSLVAVLDAEGTDLSPGLAPLDLTSRLRELVAEVLGHDLTAVLVAPMFPTDIRHNSKIDRSRLATWTDHVLSGGSVRTKV comes from the coding sequence ATGAGATTTCCTGCACGGCCGGCTCAGGCTCCCCCGAAGCTGCCCGAGTGGGACCCCGCCTGGTCCCGAATCGTCGAGGCCAAGACACCCGAGGGACCTCATTCCTTCCACGTCCTCGACACCCTCGAGGTGCTGCGCACCAACGGGTTCGAACCCAGCGGCACAATACTTGCACTCCACGGCAATCCGACCTGGTCGTACCTGTGGCGACACCTTGCCCAGGCGACTGTGGACACAGCCCGGTCCGGTGGACGTGTGTGGCGGCTCATCGCCCCCGACCAGCTCGACATGGGCTTCTCCGAGCGGCTGGCCCATAATTCGCTGCCAACTCCTCACGGCGCCGAGGTGCGCCGCATGTCCCAGCGCATCGATGACTTCGACGCCGTCGTCACCCCTCTTCTCGCCGAGGTGGCAAGCAGTGCCGCGCCCCAGGACGGGGTTGCAGACGCCGCGAGCACCGGGCGCAACGGGGCTGCGTCCGCCGACACAGCTGCATCCGCCGAACATCCGATCGTGACGATCGGTCATGACTGGGGAGGCGTCCTGTCCCTGGGGTGGGCAGCACGCAACGCCGATCGCGTGTCCGCCTCGATCAGCCTGAACACGGCCGTCCACCAACCCGAGGATGCGCCGATCCCAGCACCTCTGCGGGCAACATTGGCCGGACCCATGCTGCCGACTGCCACTGTGGTCACCGACGGGTTCCTGCGGGTGACGATGAGCCTCGGCGATCTCGATCCCGAGATCAAGGATGCGTTCCGCTCCCCGTATGAGAGTGCCTCCCGACGCCACGGGATCGGTGGTTTCGTCGCCGACATCCCCGTCGATGAGAGCCACCCGTCCTATTCCGAGCTGCAGCGCGTGGGCGCCGACATCGCGGCCTTCGATCATCCTGCCCTCCTGGTGTGGGGACCGAAGGACCCGGTCTTCCTTGAGCGCTATCTGCGCGATCTGCGTCAGCGCCTGCCCCAGGCCGACGTGCACCGCTTCGAACTGGGCTCGCACCTGGTCAGCGAGGACTACGACGTGGCCGGCGTCGTCACCGACTGGCTTGAGACACGATTCCCCGCCGGCGGCACCGGAGCGAATGCCCCTTCGGACGCGACCGCTGCGTCTGAGGCAACCGTTGCAGAGAACGCGACCGCCGCCCCTGCCCGTGGGGTGACATCGATCCTCGACGCACGCCACGATGACGAAGCCATCGCCTCGGTGGACTTCGCACAGACCCCGGTGCAGCAGATCACCTGGCGCCACCTCTGGCACGTGACGACGAGCATCGCGGGCGGTCTGCTCGAACTCGGCGTGCGTCCCGGCGATCGAGTCTCCATGCTCGTCCCGCCCGGCAACAACCTCACCGCGGCCCTCTACGCCTGCCTGAAGATCGGCGCAGTCGCCGTCGTCGCCGATGCCGGGCTCGGGCCGAAGGGCATGACCCGGGCGACGAGCTCGGCGGATCCGCAGTGGATCATCGGGGAACTGCCGGGACTCGGCCTTGCCCGTGCCTTCAACTGGCCGGGCCGCCGCATCTCCGTGTCCCCTTTGGGCTCGGTGGCGGCCAAACTATTCAAGGTCGAGACCAGCCTGACAGCACTCTCGCGCACCACACACCACGCGCAGCTGCCCACTCCGGCAGCCACCGACGATGCGGCGATCCTCTTCACCTCCGGATCGACGGGACCAGCCAAGGGCGTGCGCTACACCCACGGCGACATCTCCGCCCTCGCGGCAGTTCTGACCCGAGTCTTCGACGTACGCGAAGGTACCGGCCTGGTCGCCGGCTTCCCGCCCTTCGCCCTTCTGGGACCGGCCATCGGGGCCACCTCGGTGACTCCGGACATGTCTGTGACCAAACCGAAGACGCTGACAGCCAGCGCCATCTCCGATGCGATCATCGCCGGTCATTCCACGATGGTCTTCGCCTCACCCGCCGCGTACAAGAACGTCGCGGCCACTGCCTCCGACCTGGATGAGGAGCAGAAGGCCGCATGTGCACGGGTCGAACTCGTGCTCTCTGCGGGGGCACCCGTGCCCCTGGGACTGATGGATTCCATCGCCGAGGTGTTCCCGAACGCGAGCATCCACTCCCCGTATGGGATGACCGAGGGCCTCCTGCTCACCGACATCGACCATGCCGGTGTCAGGGCGGCAGATGCCACGCCCAACCTCGGCGTGTGCGTGGGCCGACCCATCGACGGCGTCGAACTGGCGCTGGCCCCGATCGACGACTCAGGTTCGGCTGCAGATGTGCTGGAACGAGGCGTTGATGCTCAGGGTCACTTGGGTGAATTCGTCGTCAGCGCCGCCCATATCAAGTCCGGCTACGACAACCTCTGGGCCACCACTGCTGCCTCGGCTCGGGATGACCTGGAGGGTCGGACATGGCACCGGACGAACGACATCGGCCACATCGACGCCGCGGGCCGCGTCTGGCTCGAAGGTCGTCTGCAGCATGCGGTCACCACGCCTCGCGGACCGGTGGGCCCCGGTGGCCTTGAGGCCCTCATCGATTCCGACGAGCAGGTCAGTCGCTCTTCGATCGTGGGCATCGGCCCGGCCGGAACGCAGTCGCTGGTGGCTGTCCTCGACGCTGAAGGGACCGATCTCTCCCCCGGTCTGGCACCGCTGGACCTGACGTCGAGGCTGCGGGAGCTGGTTGCCGAGGTTCTCGGTCACGACCTCACCGCGGTCCTCGTCGCCCCCATGTTCCCGACCGACATCCGCCACAATTCGAAGATCGACCGATCCCGCCTGGCGACCTGGACCGATCACGTCCTGTCCGGCGGTTCGGTGCGCACCAAGGTCTGA
- a CDS encoding 3-oxoacyl-ACP synthase III has translation MANGNATFRHSNVALLGLTEILAPNVVTSQEFDERLADTLSTLNLPTGLLQRVAGVNARRNWDEPSQFADGAIAAGKKALAEAGVSPDSIGLMVNTSVTREHLEPSVAVGVHAGIGLGSRAMNFDIANACLGFVNGMTLAANMIDAGQIEYALVVAGEDASRVQEATLRRLTRPGISREEYLNEFASLTLGSGASAAVLGPADKHPNGHRILGGITRAATQHHELCVGDHNGMFTDTKGLLAGGMELVVAAWEEAHEDGWDWREMDRYIMHQVSDVHVNSITNAANLDPDRIPVTYPELGNVGPASLPITLSREASHLKRGDRILCMGVGSGLNTAMTEIEW, from the coding sequence TTGGCGAATGGCAACGCAACATTCCGGCACTCGAACGTGGCGCTTCTCGGCCTGACCGAGATCCTCGCCCCCAACGTTGTGACCTCTCAAGAATTCGACGAGCGCCTCGCCGATACCCTGTCTACCCTCAATCTGCCCACTGGTCTTCTCCAACGCGTCGCCGGTGTCAACGCACGCCGCAATTGGGATGAGCCGAGCCAGTTCGCCGATGGCGCGATCGCCGCCGGCAAGAAGGCCCTCGCCGAGGCTGGGGTCTCCCCCGACTCGATCGGACTGATGGTCAACACTTCGGTCACGCGTGAGCACCTCGAACCCTCCGTGGCCGTCGGCGTCCACGCCGGCATCGGCTTGGGCTCGCGGGCGATGAACTTCGACATCGCCAACGCCTGCCTGGGCTTCGTCAACGGAATGACCCTGGCCGCGAACATGATCGACGCCGGCCAGATCGAATACGCACTCGTTGTCGCCGGTGAAGACGCCTCCCGCGTCCAGGAGGCCACGCTGCGTCGGCTGACCCGCCCGGGCATCAGCCGCGAGGAATACCTCAACGAGTTCGCTTCCCTGACGCTGGGATCCGGTGCCTCCGCCGCGGTCCTCGGGCCGGCCGACAAGCATCCGAACGGCCACCGCATCCTCGGCGGCATCACCCGGGCCGCCACTCAGCACCACGAACTGTGCGTGGGGGATCACAACGGAATGTTCACCGACACCAAGGGCCTGCTGGCCGGGGGCATGGAACTCGTCGTCGCCGCGTGGGAGGAAGCCCATGAAGATGGATGGGACTGGCGCGAGATGGATCGCTACATCATGCACCAGGTCTCCGACGTACACGTCAATTCGATCACGAACGCCGCGAATCTCGATCCCGATCGAATTCCGGTCACCTATCCTGAACTGGGCAATGTGGGACCGGCTTCCCTGCCGATCACGCTCAGCCGTGAGGCATCACACCTCAAACGCGGCGACCGCATCCTGTGCATGGGAGTCGGGTCGGGACTCAACACCGCAATGACCGAAATCGAGTGGTAG
- a CDS encoding NAD-dependent epimerase/dehydratase family protein, whose protein sequence is MKITVTGASGLLGSSVARALVAGGHQVTTLQRRPSSVTGAHDVIGSVTDPSSVAEALTGAEAVVHLAAKVSMMGDPSEFEAVNIGGTRTLVDAAVAAGVQRLIHISSPSVAHTGDSIIGEGAGPASPELARGEYARTKAAGELIALAADSEDFKVLVLRPHLMWGPGDTQLTERVIDRARAGRMPVLGSGAPLVDALFVDNAVEAIVAAVDAVASTHGESLVVTNGQPRPIGELMSRIAIAGGAEVPKLRIPVGPALAAGSVVEKLWDLGEHDDEPPLTRFLAEQLSTAHWFDQRRTQEVLGWKPRVSIEEGLELLAAHYTK, encoded by the coding sequence ATGAAGATCACCGTCACCGGCGCCTCCGGACTCCTGGGTTCGTCCGTCGCTCGCGCACTGGTGGCCGGCGGCCACCAGGTCACGACTCTGCAGCGCCGGCCCTCCTCGGTGACAGGTGCCCACGACGTCATCGGGTCGGTCACCGATCCGAGCAGTGTCGCCGAAGCCCTCACCGGCGCCGAGGCGGTTGTGCATTTGGCGGCGAAGGTATCGATGATGGGCGACCCCAGTGAGTTCGAGGCCGTGAACATCGGAGGTACGCGCACCCTCGTCGATGCTGCTGTGGCAGCCGGTGTGCAGCGTCTGATCCACATCTCTTCCCCGTCGGTGGCCCACACCGGCGACTCGATCATCGGCGAGGGTGCAGGTCCCGCCTCACCCGAGCTGGCGCGCGGTGAGTACGCGCGAACGAAGGCCGCCGGTGAACTCATCGCCCTGGCTGCCGATTCTGAGGACTTCAAGGTCCTCGTCCTGCGCCCGCACCTGATGTGGGGCCCCGGTGACACGCAGCTGACGGAACGTGTCATCGATCGTGCTCGGGCCGGCCGGATGCCGGTGCTCGGATCGGGTGCCCCGCTCGTCGACGCTCTGTTCGTCGACAATGCGGTCGAGGCGATCGTTGCGGCCGTCGACGCCGTCGCATCCACGCACGGTGAGTCGCTGGTGGTGACGAACGGTCAGCCGCGCCCCATCGGGGAGCTCATGTCACGGATCGCCATCGCCGGTGGCGCTGAGGTGCCGAAACTGCGCATTCCCGTGGGTCCTGCGCTGGCGGCCGGTTCGGTCGTGGAGAAACTGTGGGATCTGGGCGAGCATGATGACGAGCCGCCCCTGACGAGGTTCTTGGCCGAGCAGCTCTCAACGGCGCACTGGTTCGACCAGCGGCGCACCCAGGAGGTTCTGGGGTGGAAGCCGCGGGTCAGCATCGAGGAGGGGCTAGAGCTCCTCGCCGCTCACTACACGAAATAG
- a CDS encoding 3-oxoacyl-ACP reductase — MSNAQAFTTSAMPLDQQIVLITGAGRGVGSSIAKAFAHEESALVINYRYSVEAAEELAEAVRARGGRAVAVEADVTDSRAVDAMFRTAQEEFGAPVSTVVNNALVDFSFNGDERQPADEIDFSDFTDQFRGAVGAALNTVQAAMSGFRKIGSGRVINIGSNLVQNPVVPYHDYTAAKAALLSLTRTFAKDLGPSGVRVNMVSGGLLRTTDASSVTPEEVFDQIAAQTPLGHVTTPEEFASAVVFFASPASRAVTGQNLVVDNGLVMD, encoded by the coding sequence ATGAGCAACGCCCAGGCATTCACGACATCGGCCATGCCCTTGGACCAGCAGATCGTCCTCATCACCGGGGCCGGACGCGGGGTTGGATCATCAATCGCGAAGGCCTTCGCCCATGAGGAATCGGCGCTTGTCATCAACTATCGCTACTCCGTCGAAGCCGCGGAGGAGCTCGCCGAGGCGGTCCGTGCCCGAGGCGGACGTGCCGTGGCCGTCGAGGCCGATGTCACCGACTCGCGAGCCGTCGATGCGATGTTCAGGACGGCGCAGGAGGAGTTCGGGGCTCCCGTATCGACCGTGGTCAACAATGCCCTCGTCGATTTCTCCTTCAACGGTGACGAAAGGCAGCCGGCGGATGAGATCGACTTCTCCGATTTCACAGATCAGTTCCGTGGTGCCGTCGGTGCCGCCCTCAACACCGTCCAGGCCGCGATGAGCGGATTCCGCAAGATCGGCTCCGGGCGGGTCATCAACATCGGTTCCAACCTCGTCCAGAACCCGGTCGTGCCCTACCACGACTACACCGCAGCCAAGGCGGCGCTGCTGTCGCTGACCAGGACCTTTGCTAAGGATCTAGGGCCGTCCGGGGTTCGGGTGAACATGGTCTCCGGCGGTCTGCTGCGCACCACAGATGCCTCCTCGGTGACCCCGGAGGAGGTCTTCGACCAGATCGCGGCACAGACTCCGCTGGGTCATGTGACGACTCCGGAGGAATTCGCCTCGGCGGTGGTGTTCTTCGCTTCACCAGCCTCACGTGCGGTGACGGGCCAGAACCTCGTCGTCGACAACGGGCTGGTGATGGACTGA
- a CDS encoding MFS transporter, whose product MSTGEPSATSTRRTTAAVFLAGVSVFLVLYETQGLLPAIRGAYDIDAPTASLTVSATNVAMAVFLIPFSMLAPRIGHARQIAGGVVLAALLALLLPFMPSPELLIVVRFLQGVAIAAVPATAMAYLSLRLPAAALPGAIGVYIAGNTIGGLSSRLLTGLAAEILGWHGGLAFTAAVSLVFGVIVVWLLRHDLFTTTRAIAAREASATAAEPSTAKQSSAVESDTSAVADSVQPPRRAIIPLGSGLWRIYLTGFLCMIVFGGSFTMLGTRLQHDPWGLSEGAVALFFLIYLVGTLVTTYYGRLATKFSRTSLTLIGMVMALVGAGLTLVNSLPVIIIGMSLLTGGFFLGHTGASASASASRPGVDSTRSAAIYLTVYYLGTSLGAWLSAVLFTDFAWPGVVVMCMTSLLAVLILTLSGASIGFKKRS is encoded by the coding sequence ATGAGTACTGGTGAGCCGAGCGCGACGAGTACTCGGCGAACCACCGCGGCAGTGTTCTTGGCCGGAGTCTCTGTCTTCCTCGTGCTCTACGAGACGCAGGGGCTCCTCCCGGCCATCCGTGGTGCCTATGACATCGATGCCCCCACAGCGAGTCTGACGGTCTCCGCCACCAACGTCGCCATGGCGGTCTTCCTCATTCCGTTCTCCATGCTGGCCCCGCGCATCGGGCATGCCAGGCAGATCGCCGGCGGCGTAGTCCTGGCCGCGCTCCTCGCACTCCTTCTGCCCTTTATGCCGAGCCCCGAACTGCTCATCGTCGTGCGCTTCCTTCAGGGTGTGGCGATCGCTGCCGTACCTGCCACCGCGATGGCCTATCTTTCGCTGCGACTGCCGGCGGCGGCGCTGCCCGGCGCGATCGGCGTCTACATCGCCGGCAATACGATCGGTGGGCTCTCGTCCCGGCTGCTGACCGGTCTTGCCGCTGAGATCCTGGGTTGGCACGGCGGCCTGGCGTTCACAGCGGCAGTCTCGCTGGTCTTCGGAGTCATCGTCGTCTGGCTGCTCCGCCACGATCTGTTCACCACCACGCGGGCGATCGCTGCACGGGAAGCCTCGGCGACCGCGGCGGAACCGTCGACGGCTAAGCAGTCTTCGGCGGTCGAGTCGGACACCTCGGCGGTCGCGGACTCGGTCCAGCCGCCTCGGCGCGCGATCATTCCGCTGGGATCGGGGCTGTGGCGAATCTACCTCACTGGCTTCCTGTGCATGATCGTCTTCGGTGGGTCCTTCACGATGCTCGGCACCCGGCTGCAGCACGATCCCTGGGGTCTGAGCGAAGGTGCGGTCGCCCTGTTCTTCCTCATCTACCTGGTCGGCACCCTCGTCACCACGTATTACGGGCGCTTGGCCACGAAGTTCTCGCGCACCTCGCTGACGCTGATAGGGATGGTCATGGCGCTTGTCGGCGCCGGGCTCACGCTCGTGAACTCTCTGCCCGTGATCATCATCGGCATGTCCCTGCTCACCGGCGGCTTCTTCCTCGGTCACACAGGTGCATCCGCATCAGCCAGCGCCTCACGGCCCGGTGTCGACTCCACCCGGTCAGCGGCCATCTACCTCACCGTCTACTATCTGGGCACCAGCCTGGGAGCCTGGCTGTCGGCGGTTCTGTTCACCGATTTCGCGTGGCCGGGTGTGGTCGTCATGTGCATGACCTCATTGCTCGCCGTTCTGATCTTGACCCTGAGCGGGGCTTCGATAGGGTTCAAGAAACGCAGCTGA